In a genomic window of Kwoniella newhampshirensis strain CBS 13917 chromosome 8, whole genome shotgun sequence:
- a CDS encoding ribose 5-phosphate isomerase: MTSPPYTIVMACDDAGHEYKSTLKQLLEADTRVKSVIDVGVHLGPDGKVDTTAYPHVAVDAARKIVNGEADRGLLVCGTGMGVAISANKVPGIRASVAHDSFSVERLVKSNNAQILCLGQRVIGVEVAKKLVGEWLGHVFDPNSASNEKVKVIHDYDGYEYEAVPGGCS, translated from the exons ATGACATCCCCACCCTACACCATCGTCATGGCGTGCGACGATGCAGGCCACGAATACAAGTCCACCCTGAAACAACTGCTCGAGGCCGATACTCGAGTCAAGAGCGTTATCGACGTAGGGGTCCATCTGGGTCCGGATGGCAAGGTCGATACGACAGCTTACCCGCATGTGGCGGTGGACgcggcgaggaagatcgtGAATGGGGAAGCGGATAGGGGTCTGTTGGTCTGTGgaacag GAATGGGCGTAGCCATCTCCGCCAACAAAGTACCCGGCATCCGCGCCTCGGTCGCCCACGACTCGTTCTCCGTCGAACGACTCGTCAAGTCGAACAACGCCCAGATCCTCTGTCTCGGACAGAGGGTGATCGGGGTCGAGGTGGCCAAGAAGCTCGTGGGAGAATGGCTGGGGCATGTGTTCGATCCGAATTCGGCGAGTAATgaaaaggtcaaggtcatACATGATTATGATGGGTACGAGTATGAGGCTGTTCCGGGGGGCTGTAGCTAG